From Chryseobacterium gallinarum, one genomic window encodes:
- the blaIND gene encoding IND family subclass B1 metallo-beta-lactamase, with the protein MKKSIRFFAIAFLLSSLAHAQAVRDFVIEPPIQPNLYIYKTFGVFGGKEYSANAVYLITKKGVVLFDVPWQKTEYQSLMDTIKKRHNLPVIAVFATHSHDDRAGDLSFYNAKGIKTYATAKTNELLKKEGKATSTEIIITGKPYRIGGEEFIVDFLGEGHTADNVVVWFPKYKVLDGGCLVKSRTATDLGYTGEANVAQWPQTIARLKSKYGKAALVIPGHDEWKGGGHIERTEELLNKK; encoded by the coding sequence ATGAAAAAAAGCATCCGTTTTTTTGCTATTGCCTTTTTATTAAGCTCATTGGCCCATGCACAGGCTGTTAGGGATTTTGTTATTGAACCACCTATCCAGCCCAACCTATATATTTACAAAACATTTGGAGTATTTGGTGGAAAAGAATATTCCGCCAATGCGGTATACCTCATCACCAAAAAAGGAGTTGTTTTATTTGACGTTCCCTGGCAAAAAACAGAATATCAAAGCCTTATGGACACCATAAAAAAACGTCACAACCTGCCTGTTATAGCGGTATTTGCAACCCACTCCCATGATGACAGAGCAGGAGATCTAAGCTTTTATAACGCCAAAGGAATCAAGACCTACGCAACAGCTAAAACCAATGAACTGCTGAAAAAAGAAGGGAAAGCAACCTCTACTGAAATTATTATAACAGGTAAACCTTATCGCATAGGTGGGGAAGAATTTATTGTTGATTTTCTTGGCGAAGGACATACTGCAGATAATGTAGTAGTATGGTTTCCCAAATATAAAGTCCTGGACGGCGGGTGCCTGGTAAAAAGCAGAACCGCTACTGATTTAGGCTATACAGGAGAGGCTAATGTAGCTCAATGGCCACAAACCATTGCCAGACTAAAATCGAAATATGGAAAGGCAGCACTGGTGATCCCGGGACATGATGAATGGAAAGGTGGCGGACATATAGAGCGTACAGAGGAACTGCTCAATAAAAAATAA
- a CDS encoding aminotransferase class V-fold PLP-dependent enzyme, with translation MNIDLIRKDTIGCSDKIFLNNAGSSLMPEIVVNTVVNYLREEQMFSGYITAGKNAESIHQFYEEAARLINAYPQNMAFTTGSTDGYAKALSSIPFQEGDCIITTNDDYISNQMAFISLQKKKNIKIIRMKNLPDHELDLEDCEKLIKKHCPKLIAVTHIPTNSGLIQNVEGVGRLCRQYDILYLVDACQSVGQMPVDVQKIGCDFLTATGRKFMRGPRGTGFLYVSDKALEQNLSPLFLDMSDAAWTAFNDYELGKTARRFEIWERSNASLLGFKEALKYASAVGLPYIEDYNQKLSEKLRAGLQYKGFTVLDKGNRLSSIVTFCDRNGKIDAIQEVLKENEIYFSVSNKSNALIDFTLKNIDHAIRLSPHYFNTTEEIERVLEVLE, from the coding sequence ATGAATATAGATTTAATCAGGAAAGATACAATCGGGTGTTCGGATAAAATTTTTTTAAATAATGCCGGATCATCATTGATGCCTGAAATTGTTGTCAATACGGTTGTTAATTATTTACGGGAAGAACAGATGTTCAGTGGATATATTACTGCCGGTAAAAATGCAGAATCAATTCATCAGTTTTATGAAGAGGCCGCCAGGCTGATTAATGCTTATCCCCAAAACATGGCCTTTACAACAGGTTCTACTGACGGGTATGCAAAAGCGTTATCAAGTATTCCCTTTCAAGAAGGGGATTGCATCATAACCACCAATGATGATTATATTTCGAACCAGATGGCTTTTATTTCTTTACAGAAAAAGAAGAATATCAAAATTATCCGGATGAAAAACCTTCCTGATCATGAACTGGATCTTGAAGACTGTGAAAAGTTAATTAAAAAGCACTGCCCTAAATTAATCGCCGTTACCCATATCCCCACCAATTCGGGATTGATTCAAAATGTGGAAGGAGTGGGAAGGCTGTGCAGGCAATATGATATATTGTACCTCGTAGATGCTTGTCAGTCTGTAGGACAAATGCCTGTTGATGTTCAAAAAATCGGGTGTGATTTTCTAACGGCAACAGGAAGGAAGTTTATGAGAGGTCCGAGAGGGACCGGATTTTTATATGTTTCTGATAAGGCTTTAGAACAAAACCTTTCCCCTTTGTTTTTAGATATGAGTGACGCAGCATGGACAGCTTTTAATGATTATGAATTAGGAAAGACAGCCAGGAGGTTCGAGATCTGGGAGAGATCCAATGCTTCTCTTCTGGGTTTTAAAGAGGCATTGAAATATGCCAGTGCCGTAGGGTTGCCCTATATTGAAGATTATAACCAGAAGCTATCAGAAAAACTGAGAGCCGGGCTTCAATACAAAGGTTTTACGGTTTTAGACAAAGGAAACAGGTTAAGCAGTATTGTAACTTTCTGTGACAGGAACGGAAAGATAGATGCGATTCAGGAAGTATTAAAAGAGAATGAAATTTATTTTTCTGTAAGTAATAAAAGCAATGCATTAATTGATTTTACATTGAAAAATATCGATCATGCCATCCGGCTGTCGCCTCATTATTTTAATACAACGGAAGAAATTGAAAGGGTATTGGAGGTGCTGGAATGA
- a CDS encoding TssN family type VI secretion system protein translates to MEISSVKGIFLRYILMPLIAVIMMVILGIIRRNKPAIKIKVIIVYVLLCGLCLALPGVFGFADNLFNPYWYLIAQVIYLIFGIIHVNLLHKYFKKHIDSVAMSILFESILSLTCIAFGGYLFTLIFNWMSKGLGNAVMAATSMLIFLVPMVFYYCYIQFISIPFDIYKTWRYSPEQKLPDFEGADFDRLMVLNVELSKNLEDANRFRIKAKTLPTGVTFGDWFYRVVDDYNHKNPGSIIHLSDQEREPYYWIFYTKKSFFSFRKYIDFDQDISTNNISENEVVICKRVVQHEEEGVSRKS, encoded by the coding sequence ATGGAAATTTCTTCAGTAAAAGGTATTTTTTTAAGGTATATATTAATGCCTTTAATCGCGGTAATTATGATGGTTATACTGGGTATAATCAGAAGGAATAAACCTGCTATAAAAATTAAAGTAATTATTGTATACGTCCTGTTATGCGGTTTATGTCTTGCTCTTCCAGGGGTTTTCGGATTTGCCGATAATCTTTTTAATCCGTACTGGTATCTTATTGCGCAGGTGATCTACCTTATTTTTGGAATCATCCATGTGAATTTGCTGCATAAATATTTTAAAAAACATATTGATTCCGTTGCGATGAGCATCTTGTTTGAATCTATACTTTCATTGACCTGTATTGCTTTTGGCGGATACCTCTTTACCCTGATCTTTAACTGGATGAGCAAAGGGTTAGGAAATGCGGTAATGGCGGCCACCAGCATGCTGATCTTTCTGGTTCCTATGGTATTTTATTATTGTTATATCCAGTTTATCAGCATTCCTTTCGATATTTATAAAACATGGAGATATTCTCCGGAACAAAAACTCCCGGATTTTGAGGGTGCGGATTTTGACAGATTAATGGTTCTGAACGTAGAACTAAGCAAAAATTTAGAAGATGCCAACCGGTTCAGAATCAAAGCTAAAACCCTTCCGACCGGTGTGACTTTTGGAGACTGGTTTTATAGGGTCGTGGATGACTACAATCATAAGAATCCGGGGTCTATCATTCATCTTTCAGACCAGGAAAGGGAACCCTATTATTGGATCTTCTATACTAAAAAATCGTTTTTCAGCTTTAGAAAATATATAGATTTTGACCAGGACATTTCAACAAACAACATTTCTGAAAATGAAGTAGTGATTTGTAAAAGAGTGGTTCAGCATGAAGAGGAAGGTGTTTCCAGAAAATCATAA
- a CDS encoding type VI secretion system baseplate subunit TssG: MNYNKLQTDFKAEAVAVNLLKYHRAVSNIFIERIGINDRAYLKDIKSISSSYLGFDEEVFTIECYREGIYDYLPEGLFHPPSLGASRKNVDTIVREIRKQKRVEEDARRFFRPFELEVFFTEISALLKESEFDITSNTDSLLETVSELWPLIKMLDKQNAYIFMHILPFFHQIRGSKRWFERCMTAFLQVPVEVSFSPNVIDRIEENDDSMLLGNSRLGVTYIPSGKHMDGQRNWVVNIGPIPYEEMKKYIPGSPFRKVLQALYDYFLPVTVDVEENFVTEKQGYSFSLEDDERNASRLGYSTFL, encoded by the coding sequence ATGAATTACAATAAGCTGCAGACAGACTTTAAAGCGGAGGCTGTAGCAGTGAACCTTTTGAAATATCATAGGGCGGTAAGTAATATATTTATTGAACGGATCGGGATCAATGACCGTGCTTACCTTAAAGACATTAAAAGCATTTCGAGCAGTTATTTAGGATTTGATGAAGAGGTTTTTACAATAGAATGTTACAGGGAAGGAATTTACGATTATCTTCCGGAAGGATTGTTTCATCCACCATCCCTGGGCGCCTCCAGAAAAAATGTCGATACTATTGTAAGGGAAATCCGGAAACAAAAAAGAGTAGAGGAGGATGCCCGCAGGTTTTTCCGGCCTTTTGAGCTGGAGGTATTTTTCACTGAGATCAGCGCCCTGCTTAAAGAGTCGGAATTTGATATTACAAGTAATACGGATTCCTTGCTGGAAACGGTAAGTGAACTTTGGCCCCTGATTAAGATGCTGGACAAGCAAAATGCCTATATTTTTATGCATATTCTACCTTTTTTTCATCAGATCAGAGGAAGTAAAAGGTGGTTTGAAAGATGTATGACTGCTTTTCTCCAGGTCCCGGTGGAAGTGAGCTTTTCTCCTAATGTTATTGACCGGATAGAGGAGAATGATGATTCCATGCTTCTGGGAAATTCAAGATTAGGGGTAACGTATATCCCAAGCGGAAAACATATGGACGGACAAAGGAATTGGGTGGTGAATATTGGTCCGATTCCCTATGAAGAAATGAAAAAATATATTCCCGGAAGTCCGTTCAGGAAAGTACTACAGGCACTGTATGATTATTTTCTTCCTGTCACTGTAGATGTAGAGGAGAATTTTGTGACAGAAAAACAGGGATACTCATTCAGTCTTGAGGATGATGAAAGAAATGCCAGCCGCCTTGGTTACTCTACTTTCCTCTAG
- a CDS encoding S1/P1 nuclease, which produces MKSIYSKILILAFMASSLYSYPWGLTGHRVIAEIAENHLSGKARREIRKIMGKERLAYWANWPDFIKSDTTGVWKQASSWHYVNIDPQTDFKAFEQNLKAQAGPSLYTQVNTLSSQIRDKNTSEKDRKIALIFLIHIMGDLAQPLHVGRAEDLGGNKINVTYFGDKTNLHSVWDGKLVDSQKYSYTEYARLLDIKPKEEVRQIQAGTLQDWLYDSHKIANRIYAQTPDGSKLSYDYQYKFNDTLERQLLYGGLRLAKVLNELF; this is translated from the coding sequence ATGAAAAGTATTTATTCTAAAATTTTGATTTTAGCATTCATGGCCTCTTCACTTTATTCTTATCCATGGGGATTGACAGGGCATAGAGTAATTGCAGAGATTGCGGAAAACCATCTCTCCGGAAAAGCAAGAAGGGAAATCAGAAAAATCATGGGCAAGGAACGCCTTGCTTACTGGGCCAACTGGCCGGATTTCATCAAATCTGATACCACAGGTGTTTGGAAACAGGCTTCATCATGGCATTATGTAAACATTGATCCTCAGACAGATTTCAAGGCTTTTGAACAAAACTTAAAAGCACAGGCAGGCCCAAGTCTTTATACCCAGGTAAATACCTTATCCAGCCAGATCAGGGATAAAAACACTTCTGAAAAGGACAGGAAGATTGCACTTATTTTCCTGATCCATATTATGGGTGATCTTGCACAACCTTTACACGTGGGAAGGGCTGAAGACCTGGGAGGAAATAAAATCAACGTTACTTATTTTGGTGACAAAACCAATTTGCATTCAGTATGGGACGGAAAGCTGGTAGATTCTCAGAAATACAGCTATACAGAATATGCCAGGCTTTTGGACATTAAACCGAAAGAAGAGGTTAGACAAATTCAGGCCGGAACCCTGCAGGACTGGCTGTATGATTCGCATAAAATTGCCAACAGAATCTATGCACAGACTCCTGACGGATCAAAATTGTCCTACGACTATCAGTACAAATTCAATGACACTCTTGAAAGACAACTTTTATACGGGGGGTTAAGATTAGCAAAAGTTTTAAACGAACTTTTTTAA
- a CDS encoding sigma-70 family RNA polymerase sigma factor, with product MRQLKITKQVTNRETASLDKYLQEIGKVELITADEEVELAQRIRAGDRAALEKLIKANLRFVVSVSKQYQNQGLSLPDLINEGNLGLMKAAKRYDETRGFKFISYAVWWIRQSILQALAEQSRIVRLPLNKIGSINKINKAYAHLEQENERPPSPEELAEVLDMSEEDIKESMKNSGRHLSMDAPLVEGEDSNLYDVLRSGESPSPDKDLMLESLQIEIERALNTLTPREADLVRLYFGLNGKHPMTLEEIGETFDLTRERVRQIKEKAIKRLKHNTRSKILKSYLGK from the coding sequence ATGAGACAATTAAAAATCACTAAGCAGGTTACCAACAGGGAAACTGCTTCATTAGACAAGTATTTGCAGGAAATTGGTAAAGTGGAACTGATTACTGCGGACGAAGAAGTAGAACTGGCACAAAGAATACGTGCAGGCGACAGAGCTGCATTGGAGAAATTAATCAAGGCCAACCTTCGTTTCGTGGTTTCTGTATCTAAACAATACCAAAATCAAGGTCTTTCTTTACCCGATTTGATTAATGAAGGTAACTTAGGATTAATGAAAGCGGCAAAAAGGTACGATGAAACTAGAGGTTTCAAATTTATCTCTTATGCAGTATGGTGGATCCGTCAATCAATTTTACAGGCGCTGGCTGAGCAATCAAGAATTGTAAGGCTACCGTTGAACAAAATTGGCTCCATCAATAAAATTAATAAAGCATACGCTCACCTTGAGCAGGAAAATGAAAGACCACCTTCTCCGGAAGAGCTGGCTGAAGTTCTTGACATGAGCGAGGAGGATATTAAAGAATCGATGAAAAACTCCGGAAGACATTTGTCTATGGATGCGCCTTTAGTAGAAGGTGAAGATTCTAATCTTTATGATGTATTGCGTTCAGGAGAATCTCCTAGCCCGGATAAAGATCTGATGCTTGAATCTCTGCAAATTGAGATTGAAAGAGCATTGAATACTTTGACGCCAAGAGAGGCTGATTTAGTAAGATTGTACTTCGGACTGAACGGAAAACACCCGATGACTTTAGAAGAAATTGGTGAAACTTTCGATCTTACAAGGGAGAGAGTTCGTCAGATTAAAGAAAAAGCAATTAAGAGACTAAAACACAATACCAGAAGCAAGATCCTGAAATCTTATTTGGGTAAATAA
- a CDS encoding GNAT family N-acetyltransferase, which yields MKYTTQWLTNKARVRELVDFFITHKTDSYISHGEIMSGRALNTQHWNPDLDIILTEQLLTDFNSDGSSKLNILIAENENAEIVGMMVFNVINSPFKKYAILEDMLLDQSVRGQSLGSKLLEKAIEESKNWNISFILLESGVNNHGAHQFFNRYGFKKVSESYILTL from the coding sequence ATGAAATATACCACCCAATGGCTTACAAATAAAGCACGTGTCAGGGAACTTGTAGACTTTTTTATTACACATAAAACAGACTCCTATATTTCCCATGGCGAAATAATGTCTGGCAGAGCTTTAAACACTCAGCATTGGAACCCGGACCTTGATATAATTTTAACGGAACAGCTCCTTACAGATTTCAATTCCGATGGCAGCTCTAAGCTGAATATTTTGATTGCAGAAAATGAGAACGCAGAAATTGTCGGTATGATGGTTTTCAATGTGATCAACAGTCCGTTTAAAAAGTATGCAATTCTGGAGGATATGCTTTTAGATCAGTCTGTAAGAGGACAATCTCTTGGAAGTAAACTATTGGAAAAAGCTATTGAGGAGTCTAAAAACTGGAATATCAGCTTCATCCTGCTGGAAAGCGGAGTGAATAATCATGGTGCCCATCAGTTTTTCAACAGATATGGGTTTAAAAAAGTATCGGAAAGCTATATTCTGACACTATAA
- a CDS encoding LytR/AlgR family response regulator transcription factor translates to MDIVLIEDESLSAEQLLFYISRYDPSIVVKAVLKSNKEINEWFAVNQAPSLAFCDINLLDGNIFSSLHNNMITCPIIFTTAFDNFYQEAFDSNGIAYLLKPISFKSFELAMDKFKRLTPASVPIDWLTISSVIKKLSIPYKERIPVKVNVNTILLEVKTIMYVSTHLGICKATDNKGKTYEFRQKFSELVECLNPDIFFQINRGEIVNINFIELIEPYFNDRLSIKITNHPGRLITSVASTPGFRKWIDR, encoded by the coding sequence ATGGATATTGTATTAATTGAAGATGAGAGTCTTAGTGCTGAGCAGCTATTATTTTATATTTCCAGATATGATCCTTCTATCGTTGTGAAAGCTGTATTAAAAAGCAATAAAGAAATCAATGAATGGTTTGCTGTAAACCAGGCCCCATCTTTAGCTTTTTGTGATATTAACTTACTGGATGGCAATATCTTTTCTTCCCTGCATAATAATATGATTACCTGTCCTATTATTTTTACAACTGCTTTTGATAATTTTTATCAGGAAGCTTTTGATAGTAACGGGATTGCTTATTTATTAAAGCCCATTAGTTTCAAGAGTTTTGAATTGGCAATGGATAAATTTAAAAGGCTGACTCCGGCTTCCGTTCCAATCGACTGGTTGACTATTTCCTCAGTAATAAAGAAGCTTAGTATTCCCTATAAAGAACGTATTCCTGTTAAAGTTAATGTGAATACAATACTTTTAGAGGTTAAAACTATTATGTATGTTTCAACTCATCTGGGAATTTGTAAGGCAACCGATAACAAAGGAAAGACCTATGAGTTCCGGCAAAAATTTTCTGAACTGGTTGAATGCTTAAATCCTGATATTTTTTTTCAGATAAACAGGGGAGAAATAGTTAATATTAATTTTATAGAATTAATTGAGCCTTATTTTAATGACCGGCTATCAATTAAAATAACGAATCATCCCGGACGTCTCATTACTTCGGTTGCTTCAACTCCCGGATTTAGAAAATGGATTGACCGTTGA
- a CDS encoding sensor histidine kinase: protein MKKVLPILFILFLLALFNSFQVYNYYIVRINGDINFYDIPTHISTFLYSLGSFGITLMVWRYLGRLVASKLKFIYVFLSAIPLFGLYASIVYLMIRNYYGAPTSLEMLWGNFIFTLSLSHFYISGLTIAYLFFIETNELKERLMESKYEIENMQLQMLKKNIEPHFLFNNLSILSSLARKDVSHIDEFIENLADVYRYFLVHNAVDSVSLKEDLKFLKKYIALTTERFGNSYSIVLKIDDQEGDIIPFALQICLENAIKHNEGNEADPLVIEFIRNGDMITVRNQIRPVEMYSNTGLGLSNIAKRYDLIYGETLTYGPFDNYFIVELPVITNK, encoded by the coding sequence ATGAAAAAAGTATTGCCAATCCTGTTTATTCTGTTTCTTCTGGCTCTATTCAATAGCTTTCAGGTTTACAATTATTATATTGTCAGGATTAATGGGGATATTAATTTCTATGATATTCCGACCCATATTTCCACCTTTTTGTATTCATTAGGTTCTTTTGGGATTACGTTAATGGTCTGGAGATACCTGGGAAGGCTTGTTGCCAGTAAGCTCAAATTTATCTATGTCTTTTTATCAGCCATTCCGTTATTTGGACTTTACGCATCGATTGTCTATCTTATGATAAGGAATTATTACGGAGCTCCAACCTCTTTAGAAATGCTTTGGGGTAATTTTATTTTTACACTATCCTTATCCCATTTTTATATTTCAGGACTTACGATTGCGTATCTTTTTTTTATTGAAACCAATGAACTGAAAGAGAGACTTATGGAATCTAAATATGAGATTGAAAATATGCAGCTTCAGATGCTGAAGAAAAATATAGAACCTCACTTTTTATTTAATAATCTGAGTATTTTATCTTCTTTAGCCCGGAAAGATGTCAGTCATATTGATGAATTTATTGAAAATTTAGCGGATGTCTATCGTTATTTTTTAGTGCATAATGCGGTGGATAGTGTTTCACTGAAGGAAGATTTGAAATTTTTAAAAAAATATATTGCTTTAACAACAGAAAGGTTTGGCAATTCCTATTCAATTGTTCTTAAAATTGATGATCAGGAAGGTGATATTATTCCCTTTGCATTACAGATATGTCTGGAAAATGCAATTAAGCATAATGAAGGTAATGAAGCAGATCCGTTGGTTATTGAATTCATAAGAAACGGAGATATGATCACGGTAAGAAATCAAATCCGTCCTGTTGAAATGTATTCAAATACAGGGCTTGGACTTTCAAATATTGCTAAAAGATATGACCTTATTTATGGAGAAACTTTAACCTACGGACCGTTTGATAATTATTTTATCGTTGAATTACCCGTTATTACAAACAAATAA
- a CDS encoding outer membrane beta-barrel family protein produces MDSNFKGRFFSFIILLIVYTATDLNAQNRIMGLILDSNQKKLINIPVILTSIKDTLSSQHTLTDSIGKFRFEIKESGSYSIYVKTQDFKEYKGPAFYLDINGGVKELPSIVLQDKFTSVEEVVVTGKKPLFTQKTDRLIYHVNNSLASQGGDAIDVLKNTPLLKVDEADISMIGKNKLNVLINGRPVELKGESLISYLSTISSDAILKIEIITTPPAKYAAEGNAGLINIILKKNPNLGWNASWNSSVTQRTFFSSRNNVNLNYQTEKFSLTANFLYNNNRTAAYEKDQNSFTDNFFSNNRQDKITNLQDFAPSINFNYKFNDKTDLSLIYEYNGSDFASDDQSKSLFYDNSVLKNELLNKGYGTIKNDFHRIHGYITHKLDQQGKSIDWGFQWLDNKIKNERNNQINNNQELSATSNFSLNNYRLGISNLDFDLPFNHINIKTGARYTFLNNNSDVRFFDIADGVSVLNPALTNMFNYKEDIWSLYASSEIKLGSKWTVQGGLRYESTYYNGKSQTNNETTTRRYNNFFPSFYITYGHSKKSTYSFKYSKRINRPKLEQLNPFQWFINPFQYVEGNPLLKPSFSYNFEFTYSDNSNLSLTVYHSITKDQISYIAQFLDNGKIQRYSYYNLLNVYQYGVYANYSFTKLKNFESQFSGSYYWQKTKSQDLSLVPSTSGQGARISLNNTYKFRNNSVQLNYMHNFPSSDGTLNTNAFGFLTLGFKRSFLDKRLDLGMTLSTIISKRNEITYSNVRNNASLNGQNEYDYQSIRFNLTYRFGNNKVKGSKQKIEYEEASRIK; encoded by the coding sequence ATGGACTCAAACTTTAAAGGTCGTTTTTTTTCATTCATCATCTTGTTAATAGTATACACTGCCACGGATCTTAATGCTCAGAACAGGATTATGGGATTGATTTTAGATTCCAATCAAAAGAAGCTCATCAATATCCCTGTTATCCTGACATCTATAAAAGACACCCTTTCTTCTCAGCATACTCTAACTGATAGCATCGGAAAGTTCCGTTTTGAGATCAAAGAATCCGGATCTTATTCTATCTATGTTAAGACACAGGATTTTAAAGAGTATAAAGGCCCGGCTTTTTATCTGGATATCAATGGTGGTGTAAAAGAATTACCTTCAATTGTATTACAGGATAAGTTCACCTCTGTAGAGGAAGTAGTCGTTACCGGTAAAAAGCCACTTTTTACTCAGAAAACGGACCGTCTGATTTATCATGTCAATAATTCTCTGGCTTCCCAGGGGGGAGACGCAATAGATGTATTAAAGAATACTCCTTTATTAAAAGTAGATGAGGCTGATATTTCTATGATTGGGAAAAATAAATTGAATGTGCTTATTAATGGAAGGCCGGTTGAGCTTAAAGGAGAATCCTTAATTTCTTATTTAAGTACTATTTCCAGTGATGCAATTTTAAAAATTGAAATTATTACAACACCGCCGGCAAAATATGCAGCGGAAGGAAATGCCGGGCTTATCAATATTATTTTAAAGAAAAATCCAAATTTAGGTTGGAATGCAAGCTGGAATTCTTCTGTTACTCAACGTACTTTCTTTTCAAGTAGAAATAATGTTAATTTAAACTATCAGACCGAAAAGTTCAGCCTTACAGCTAATTTCCTATATAATAATAACAGAACAGCAGCTTATGAAAAAGATCAAAACTCATTTACTGATAATTTTTTCAGTAATAACAGGCAGGATAAAATAACCAACTTACAAGATTTTGCTCCTTCTATTAATTTTAATTATAAATTTAATGACAAAACAGATCTGTCATTAATTTATGAATACAACGGATCTGACTTTGCTTCCGATGATCAGTCCAAAAGCTTATTTTATGATAATTCTGTTTTAAAAAATGAATTATTAAACAAAGGTTATGGCACTATAAAAAATGATTTCCACCGTATTCACGGATATATTACTCATAAGCTGGATCAACAGGGAAAATCTATCGATTGGGGTTTTCAATGGCTGGATAATAAAATTAAAAATGAAAGAAACAACCAGATCAATAATAATCAGGAATTGTCTGCTACAAGTAATTTTTCTTTAAACAATTATAGGCTGGGAATTTCAAATTTAGATTTTGACCTTCCTTTTAATCATATCAATATTAAAACCGGAGCACGTTATACTTTTCTGAATAATAATAGCGATGTTCGTTTTTTTGATATAGCAGACGGTGTATCTGTATTGAATCCTGCACTTACAAACATGTTCAACTATAAGGAGGACATCTGGTCCCTTTATGCTTCTTCAGAGATAAAGTTGGGCAGTAAATGGACTGTTCAGGGAGGGTTAAGGTATGAGAGTACTTATTACAATGGAAAGTCACAGACCAATAATGAAACGACAACCAGAAGGTATAATAATTTTTTTCCAAGTTTTTATATCACCTATGGGCATTCTAAAAAATCGACCTATTCTTTTAAATACTCAAAAAGAATTAACCGCCCTAAACTTGAGCAGCTTAATCCTTTCCAATGGTTCATTAACCCTTTTCAATACGTAGAAGGTAATCCGTTATTAAAGCCTTCATTTTCATATAATTTTGAATTTACCTATTCGGATAATTCAAATTTAAGTCTTACAGTATACCATTCCATTACCAAAGATCAGATCAGCTATATTGCACAATTTTTAGATAATGGTAAAATACAGCGTTACAGCTATTACAACCTGCTAAATGTTTACCAATACGGAGTATATGCGAATTATAGCTTTACTAAGTTAAAAAATTTTGAAAGTCAGTTTAGCGGAAGTTATTATTGGCAAAAAACAAAATCCCAGGATCTTTCATTGGTTCCTTCCACAAGCGGGCAAGGTGCCCGTATTTCATTGAACAATACCTATAAATTCCGGAATAATTCTGTACAACTAAACTATATGCATAACTTTCCAAGCTCTGACGGTACTTTAAATACTAATGCCTTTGGTTTTTTAACATTAGGCTTTAAAAGATCCTTTTTAGATAAAAGATTGGATCTTGGAATGACTCTGTCTACGATCATTAGTAAAAGAAACGAAATTACATACAGCAATGTCAGAAATAATGCTTCATTAAATGGACAGAATGAATATGATTATCAAAGCATCCGTTTCAATTTAACTTATAGGTTTGGTAACAATAAAGTTAAGGGGAGTAAGCAGAAAATTGAATACGAAGAGGCTTCCAGGATTAAATAA